A genome region from Salinigranum halophilum includes the following:
- a CDS encoding outer membrane protein assembly factor BamB family protein gives MHDGTVYVGGGGGVVRALEGESGEGVWKTDIGTPVDSSPSIADGTVSIGVHDGVYALDEETGDSQWHFNTQSWVSSSPAVSNGTVLFGTWLNDVFAINMSDGTELWKFTCHKWVRSSPAVTDNTVYVGSSDKTLYAINKATGDGE, from the coding sequence CTGCACGACGGAACCGTATATGTCGGAGGCGGCGGTGGGGTCGTACGCGCATTGGAGGGCGAGTCGGGAGAAGGGGTGTGGAAGACGGATATCGGGACGCCGGTTGATTCATCTCCCTCCATCGCTGACGGGACTGTCTCTATCGGCGTTCATGATGGGGTGTATGCTTTGGATGAAGAGACTGGAGATTCCCAGTGGCATTTCAACACCCAAAGTTGGGTATCCTCCTCGCCAGCCGTGTCGAACGGGACGGTTTTGTTCGGAACGTGGCTGAACGATGTCTTCGCTATCAACATGAGTGATGGCACCGAACTGTGGAAATTCACCTGCCACAAATGGGTGCGATCATCACCAGCGGTGACTGACAACACTGTGTACGTCGGAAGTTCGGACAAGACTCTGTACGCAATAAACAAGGCGACAGGTGACGGGGAGTGA
- a CDS encoding outer membrane protein assembly factor BamB family protein, protein MAENTGDENPTLQSGDLVYLSLFEGETYFGSRHPFRETFTVLIGSGELPALEETLVGMDIGDSGTIEIPIQKPVTDTRIPHIPLSELLPESVVDIVETAGIDTPTKFAEADPDWLEEEFLLASEQVSELQSRVTEELADRRIIEYTIASAYRCRDGYRWQENQRQQSNRLAKSSDDERTGSTQLNAETEATPGAGWPMFRGNPSRTGVVQDDQFPKITSPEVLWTFDTDGGIRSSPAVDDGTVYVGSRDSRVYALSSRSGEVEWTYATGDGVNSSPAVGDRFVYIGSNDGHLYALNKHTGDKQWAVTIGSKVETTPPTARRNRICRRRRWGRTRIGGRVGRRGVEDGYRDAG, encoded by the coding sequence ATGGCTGAGAACACGGGAGACGAAAATCCCACGCTGCAATCCGGCGACTTAGTCTATCTTTCTTTATTCGAGGGGGAGACGTATTTTGGCAGCAGACATCCGTTCCGGGAGACGTTTACTGTCCTCATAGGCTCCGGAGAGCTCCCCGCACTCGAAGAGACGCTGGTCGGCATGGACATCGGCGACTCCGGAACGATCGAGATCCCGATACAGAAGCCGGTGACAGACACGAGAATCCCACATATACCGCTGTCTGAACTGCTTCCGGAATCAGTTGTCGATATCGTCGAAACCGCTGGCATAGACACCCCTACTAAGTTCGCCGAGGCTGATCCCGACTGGTTGGAGGAAGAATTTTTGCTTGCATCGGAGCAGGTCTCGGAACTTCAATCCCGTGTCACGGAGGAACTCGCGGATCGACGCATCATCGAGTATACGATTGCCAGCGCCTACCGGTGTCGAGACGGCTACCGCTGGCAGGAGAATCAGCGCCAGCAGTCAAATAGATTAGCTAAGAGTTCGGACGACGAGCGGACCGGATCGACACAGCTAAACGCAGAGACGGAAGCCACACCGGGTGCCGGGTGGCCGATGTTCCGCGGCAATCCGTCTCGAACTGGGGTTGTACAGGACGATCAGTTCCCCAAAATAACCTCCCCAGAGGTTCTCTGGACGTTCGATACGGATGGTGGGATCAGGTCCTCTCCAGCTGTCGATGACGGTACTGTGTACGTCGGAAGCCGAGACTCGCGAGTGTACGCACTCTCGTCCCGCTCCGGTGAGGTGGAGTGGACGTACGCTACTGGCGATGGAGTGAACTCTTCACCAGCTGTTGGCGACAGATTCGTCTACATCGGGAGTAACGACGGCCACCTATATGCATTGAACAAACATACCGGGGATAAACAATGGGCAGTTACCATTGGGAGTAAGGTGGAGACCACACCCCCTACTGCACGACGGAACCGTATATGTCGGAGGCGGCGGTGGGGTCGTACGCGCATTGGAGGGCGAGTCGGGAGAAGGGGTGTGGAAGACGGATATCGGGACGCCGGTTGA
- a CDS encoding DUF7837 family putative zinc-binding protein: MCPDPDSSSPGSCPDRGRSIPSGWTLITFERDDGSTDVFAECPSCGEVIQPT, encoded by the coding sequence ATGTGTCCGGATCCTGATTCTTCCTCGCCCGGTAGCTGTCCTGACCGTGGACGGTCCATTCCGTCCGGCTGGACGCTCATCACGTTCGAGCGAGACGATGGGAGTACGGACGTCTTTGCCGAGTGTCCCTCCTGTGGCGAAGTCATCCAACCCACCTAG
- a CDS encoding protein kinase domain-containing protein: MARWTADVPQVPDFSTVKSPERFSVSYDDISKEHRIGRGGSSDVYQGSIPTADIAFAIKEPRFQGTINAQTIQAFEDEAEQWSRIDDHDHIVGVLDWGSKPVPWIALDYLDGGSLRDRLDDPEDRIEHIEALWIGICLCRAVRYAHRHGMAHLDLKPSNVLFQRTPADRWDVSKVTDWGLATFLIEHSGSVDGLTPTYAAPEQFDADEYGDPSDFTDIYQLGCLLFELLTGQPPFPGSGAGVMHSHLTEEPPRATEINPDLPPEIDPILIRALSKRQRERQETVVELRQALEAVFDDVSASGAESPEERTPDESVSYSDGHSSSGGEMTADPGTTPAAETSDLESIDETRTESSNRSDEKSGPVADLLEQTLPEETDREQFGRFLLSNTHGTLPAASSVPLRLPVADVYTVDGTAVLTGTVGTGEISVGDEVIVQPESVTGTVDIIEQHHEEIDSAVAGDSVGFTVEGIDKEDVRRGSVVGPADQPSSVPETFVAEILVTEHPSVITAGYTPVFHAHTTQVAGTLELIEAKLDPEDGQVAEQNPDFIQPGEAARVTVEAAKPTVLERFLDFPQLGIFTIRDMGQLVGMGVVREVNGVDAPE, translated from the coding sequence ATGGCGCGCTGGACCGCGGACGTTCCGCAGGTACCTGATTTCTCAACCGTAAAGAGTCCAGAACGATTCTCCGTGTCGTACGACGACATCTCAAAAGAACATCGTATCGGCCGTGGGGGGAGCTCGGACGTCTATCAGGGGTCGATCCCAACCGCTGATATCGCTTTCGCGATCAAAGAACCGCGATTCCAGGGAACGATCAACGCACAGACGATTCAAGCGTTCGAAGACGAAGCCGAGCAGTGGTCGCGAATCGACGACCACGACCACATCGTCGGTGTACTCGATTGGGGGAGCAAACCAGTTCCCTGGATTGCCCTGGATTATCTGGACGGTGGAAGCCTCCGCGACCGTCTCGATGACCCAGAAGATCGAATAGAGCATATAGAAGCGCTCTGGATCGGGATCTGTCTCTGTCGAGCCGTCCGCTATGCACACCGACACGGGATGGCCCATCTTGACCTGAAGCCGTCGAACGTTCTGTTCCAGCGCACGCCCGCGGACCGATGGGACGTGTCAAAAGTGACTGATTGGGGCCTCGCAACGTTCCTGATCGAACACTCCGGGAGTGTTGACGGCCTTACACCAACGTACGCTGCTCCCGAGCAGTTCGACGCCGACGAGTACGGCGACCCGAGTGACTTCACCGATATCTATCAGCTGGGCTGTCTCCTCTTCGAGCTTCTCACTGGACAACCACCGTTCCCGGGAAGTGGAGCCGGAGTGATGCACTCTCATCTGACCGAAGAGCCGCCGAGGGCGACCGAAATAAATCCAGACCTCCCTCCGGAGATCGATCCTATTCTCATCCGTGCCCTCTCGAAGCGACAGCGCGAGCGACAAGAAACGGTGGTTGAACTGCGCCAGGCACTCGAAGCAGTGTTTGACGACGTGAGTGCGTCGGGAGCTGAGAGTCCGGAGGAACGGACCCCTGATGAGTCAGTAAGTTACTCGGATGGTCATTCCTCATCAGGCGGTGAGATGACAGCAGATCCCGGTACGACGCCAGCAGCCGAGACCAGTGACCTCGAGTCGATAGATGAGACGCGTACCGAATCAAGCAATCGCTCAGACGAGAAGTCGGGACCTGTGGCAGACCTGTTGGAGCAGACTTTACCGGAGGAGACTGATCGTGAACAGTTCGGGCGGTTCCTCCTGTCCAACACCCATGGGACGCTTCCAGCGGCTTCATCAGTTCCGTTGCGACTGCCGGTGGCAGATGTCTATACTGTCGACGGAACGGCGGTTCTGACTGGTACGGTTGGAACTGGTGAAATCTCGGTCGGCGACGAGGTTATCGTCCAGCCCGAGAGTGTCACTGGAACGGTCGATATCATAGAGCAACATCACGAGGAGATTGACTCCGCTGTTGCAGGTGATTCGGTTGGATTCACAGTCGAGGGGATCGACAAAGAAGACGTTCGACGCGGGAGCGTAGTTGGGCCTGCAGACCAGCCTTCATCCGTACCTGAGACGTTCGTCGCAGAGATTCTTGTCACCGAGCATCCCTCGGTCATCACTGCGGGCTACACCCCAGTGTTCCACGCCCACACCACACAGGTCGCCGGGACACTGGAGTTGATCGAGGCGAAACTCGACCCGGAGGACGGACAGGTCGCCGAACAGAATCCGGATTTCATTCAACCGGGTGAGGCTGCGCGGGTCACTGTGGAGGCCGCTAAGCCGACGGTTTTGGAGCGATTCCTCGACTTTCCTCAACTTGGGATTTTTACTATTCGAGATATGGGCCAGCTGGTTGGAATGGGAGTCGTCCGTGAGGTGAACGGTGTCGACGCTCCTGAATAG